In the genome of Methanopyrus kandleri AV19, one region contains:
- a CDS encoding CBS domain-containing protein, which translates to MPTVRDAMTEDVVVVGPDEPLERVLRTFASESIHGVPVVEGGRLIGIVTSVDVVRALASGEWRELTAGDVTRKAVTVDPDEDLETALDLMAAVGEDRAVVVEDGEIVGVVTVLDAIRVLLGE; encoded by the coding sequence GTGCCCACGGTCCGGGACGCGATGACCGAGGACGTCGTGGTCGTGGGGCCGGACGAGCCCCTGGAGCGCGTGCTCCGGACGTTCGCGTCCGAGTCGATCCACGGGGTGCCCGTCGTCGAGGGTGGCCGGTTGATCGGGATCGTGACGTCGGTCGACGTCGTCCGCGCCCTGGCCTCGGGCGAGTGGAGGGAGCTGACCGCGGGCGATGTCACCCGGAAGGCCGTGACCGTGGACCCAGACGAGGATCTCGAGACCGCGCTGGACCTGATGGCGGCCGTCGGTGAGGACCGCGCGGTGGTGGTCGAGGACGGGGAGATCGTCGGCGTAGTCACCGTACTGGACGCCATCCGCGTGCTGTTAGGGGAGTGA
- a CDS encoding NAD(P)-dependent glycerol-1-phosphate dehydrogenase, giving the protein MSVPKKRMQLPREVVVGSNVLPEVPKLLRSVGVPDGVVAVFSGRTTMKIAGNEVADHLEEAGYQTSPVIVKGSTGDDVKKALEALDEIDADVVAAVGGGKVIDVAKVASYRRGIPFISVPTSASHDGIASPFASIRREGRPYSEPAQAPLAILADIEVIREAPERLIRAGVGDVVSNVTAVKDWRLAHRLRNEPYSEYASSLSLMAARIVMKNAKPIGKLLPEGIKKLVQALISGGVAMSIAGSSRPCSGSEHLFSHALDVIAERPALHGEQCGVGTIIMEYLHGGNWREIRETLETAGAPTTAEDLGVSDEEIIEALCRAHKIRPDRYTILGDKGLTREAAERAAEETGVIQ; this is encoded by the coding sequence TTGAGCGTTCCCAAGAAACGCATGCAGCTCCCGAGAGAGGTCGTCGTGGGTTCGAACGTGCTCCCCGAAGTTCCGAAGCTCCTACGTAGCGTCGGAGTACCGGACGGAGTCGTCGCGGTGTTCTCCGGGCGAACTACCATGAAGATCGCGGGGAACGAGGTCGCCGACCACCTCGAGGAAGCCGGGTACCAGACGTCACCGGTGATCGTCAAGGGGTCGACCGGGGACGACGTGAAAAAAGCTTTGGAGGCGCTGGACGAGATCGACGCGGACGTGGTAGCCGCGGTGGGCGGCGGTAAGGTCATCGACGTGGCGAAGGTGGCGTCGTACCGTCGGGGTATCCCGTTCATCAGCGTCCCCACATCCGCCTCCCACGACGGCATCGCATCACCGTTCGCCTCCATCCGCCGGGAGGGACGGCCGTACTCCGAGCCCGCCCAGGCTCCACTGGCCATCCTGGCGGACATAGAGGTCATCCGAGAGGCCCCGGAGCGCCTCATCCGCGCCGGGGTCGGGGACGTCGTCTCCAACGTGACGGCGGTGAAGGACTGGCGACTGGCGCACCGGCTCAGGAACGAGCCCTACAGCGAGTACGCGTCCTCCCTATCGCTGATGGCGGCCCGGATCGTGATGAAGAACGCGAAACCCATCGGCAAGCTCCTCCCGGAAGGCATCAAGAAGCTGGTTCAAGCGCTCATCAGCGGCGGGGTGGCTATGAGTATCGCGGGCTCCTCCCGACCGTGCAGCGGGTCGGAGCACCTCTTCAGCCATGCCCTGGACGTGATCGCGGAACGTCCGGCGCTTCACGGCGAGCAGTGCGGGGTCGGCACCATCATCATGGAGTACCTGCACGGGGGCAACTGGCGGGAAATCCGTGAGACGCTCGAAACGGCGGGCGCACCTACCACGGCCGAGGACCTAGGGGTAAGTGACGAGGAGATCATCGAAGCGCTCTGCCGGGCGCACAAGATACGTCCGGACCGGTACACCATCTTGGGGGATAAAGGACTGACGCGCGAGGCCGCGGAGAGGGCGGCCGAGGAGACGGGCGTCATTCAGTGA
- a CDS encoding acetate--CoA ligase family protein, translating into MKRLFYPEAVAVVGASRDPSKVGHGIFRNLLRDFDGPVYPVNPHADELLGRRCYPSLLELPERVDLAVIAVPARVVPEVVREAGEAGVPYCVVISAGFSEAGNEDLERELVRTARKVGVRLVGPNCLGIINARIGLNASFAAESPPPGNIAFVTQSGALATSVIDWFSSGDVGTVGVGFSKFVSLGNAADLDFPDFLEYLAEDDDTDVVVLYLEGVKDGPRFLDALSECAGRKPVIVLKGGRTEAGAEAVGTHTGSLAGSGEVYEGLVEGEGGIFVGGFEEAFDAAKLLAKAGPPTSDRVLIVTNAGGGGILATDALHELGFELPEPAGDPSVLPPEAATGNPVDVLGDADAERYRVALEEFADPDRYGAVMVILTPQSVTEPVKTARAVVEFVEEFPGPVIGVWMGRHSVALGIRVLEEGGVPTFPSPERAARALYHAARWAEVL; encoded by the coding sequence TTGAAACGGTTGTTCTATCCCGAGGCCGTCGCCGTGGTCGGCGCCTCCCGAGACCCCTCGAAGGTAGGTCACGGGATCTTCCGGAACCTGCTGCGCGACTTCGACGGACCGGTGTACCCCGTGAACCCCCACGCCGACGAGCTCCTGGGTCGACGCTGCTACCCGTCGCTCCTCGAGCTCCCCGAGCGGGTCGACCTGGCGGTGATCGCGGTCCCCGCCCGCGTGGTTCCCGAGGTGGTGCGCGAGGCCGGGGAGGCCGGCGTACCGTACTGCGTGGTGATCTCCGCGGGCTTCTCCGAGGCGGGCAACGAGGACCTCGAGCGGGAGCTGGTCAGGACCGCCCGGAAAGTCGGCGTCCGGCTGGTGGGTCCCAACTGCCTCGGGATCATCAACGCGAGGATCGGGCTCAACGCGTCCTTCGCGGCGGAGTCCCCTCCCCCGGGCAACATCGCGTTTGTGACGCAGAGCGGGGCCCTCGCGACATCGGTCATCGACTGGTTCTCCTCGGGAGACGTCGGGACGGTCGGCGTGGGGTTCAGCAAGTTCGTGAGCCTGGGCAACGCGGCCGACCTGGACTTCCCCGACTTCCTCGAGTACCTGGCGGAGGACGACGATACCGACGTGGTCGTGCTGTACCTGGAGGGCGTCAAGGACGGGCCGCGGTTCCTGGACGCGCTGTCCGAGTGTGCCGGGCGTAAGCCGGTGATCGTGCTCAAGGGCGGCAGGACGGAGGCCGGGGCCGAGGCGGTCGGCACCCACACCGGTTCACTGGCGGGCTCGGGAGAGGTCTACGAGGGGCTCGTCGAGGGAGAGGGTGGTATCTTCGTGGGAGGGTTCGAGGAGGCGTTCGACGCGGCGAAGCTGCTGGCTAAGGCCGGTCCCCCGACGTCGGACCGCGTGCTGATCGTGACGAACGCCGGGGGCGGCGGGATCCTGGCGACGGACGCCCTGCACGAGCTGGGCTTCGAGCTCCCGGAGCCCGCGGGGGACCCCTCGGTGCTGCCACCGGAGGCGGCGACGGGTAACCCCGTCGACGTGCTGGGGGACGCGGACGCGGAGCGTTACCGGGTCGCGCTGGAGGAGTTCGCGGATCCCGATCGGTACGGGGCCGTGATGGTCATCCTCACGCCGCAGAGCGTGACGGAGCCCGTGAAGACGGCACGGGCGGTCGTGGAGTTCGTCGAGGAGTTCCCGGGACCGGTGATCGGGGTCTGGATGGGCCGTCACTCCGTGGCCCTGGGGATCAGGGTTCTAGAGGAGGGCGGGGTGCCGACGTTCCCCTCGCCCGAGCGCGCCGCGAGGGCGCTGTACCACGCGGCCAGGTGGGCGGAAGTATTATAA
- a CDS encoding RNA ligase partner protein, translated as MYKQRFVLDTTAFTDRGVVDELGDGDLCEAVTRLLDLIGRARMELAISCYIPYPTVYRELKGFLERNGCPELLSRIDTWIVKKTPNRYEVKVPARLFMAYVKDMRERLDRGRKRAEKAIWEAALEAYEIMLREEADVPKERIIREVIGETVRRFRRKYRQTVRHGTLDSAPDLDVLLLAKELDAAVVASDEGIERWARELGLRFMPACSFPDMIEEYLRMSREVEG; from the coding sequence GTGTACAAACAGCGGTTCGTGCTCGATACCACGGCCTTCACCGACCGGGGTGTGGTGGACGAGCTCGGGGACGGTGACCTCTGCGAGGCGGTGACGCGGCTCCTGGACCTGATCGGTAGGGCGCGGATGGAGCTGGCCATCAGCTGCTACATCCCGTACCCCACGGTGTACAGGGAGCTGAAGGGGTTCCTCGAGCGGAACGGGTGCCCGGAGCTGCTGTCCAGGATCGATACGTGGATCGTGAAGAAGACGCCGAACCGGTACGAGGTGAAGGTCCCGGCGCGGTTGTTCATGGCCTACGTGAAGGACATGCGGGAGCGGCTGGACCGGGGGAGGAAACGGGCTGAGAAGGCCATCTGGGAGGCGGCCCTGGAGGCGTACGAGATCATGCTACGCGAGGAGGCGGACGTGCCCAAGGAGCGGATCATTCGGGAGGTGATCGGGGAGACGGTGCGGCGCTTCCGGCGGAAGTACCGTCAGACGGTGCGCCACGGAACGCTGGACAGCGCGCCGGACCTGGACGTGCTCCTGCTCGCGAAGGAGCTGGACGCGGCCGTGGTGGCGAGCGACGAGGGTATCGAGCGGTGGGCCCGGGAGCTCGGGCTCCGTTTCATGCCCGCGTGCTCCTTCCCCGATATGATCGAGGAGTACTTGAGAATGTCGAGGGAGGTGGAAGGGTGA
- a CDS encoding thiamine pyrophosphate-dependent enzyme: MTSFRLRPVFGVPGDDVTRPYLRLAEEDELVRTTREDAAVYAAIGAAEVSGEPAAALATCGPGVAVALAGLACALADRVPVLCATGEITERGFQSLVPSMASDGVELTVTDDPEEAARTLARSEPVLYVDPGFDPDGVSAELEGIEPVEPDPEDVERVRGLLEGKRVAILVGRGCYRARCGELVERLCEVLEAPIVETMRGRGVVPEYHPRNAGVVGLRGWANDMVEDADVVLALGARLSGRTRADIDWPTTVAVGFGVEDADEVVECDVRAFVEALLEDPPRTEPWNPEPGEPPEFDLELYRVVKAALKAWIGPATVDSGQITPTALLAARLSSPSELIHSGSFCPMGFAIPAALGASARVPEMALALTGDGGFMVSCQELETAVREDLPIAVLVTRNGELGFTRQVMEEKEGRAAKMGLDADVLSIVESLGAEVEVIEKPDPGEVKKVLRDVEMNGETTVVVVELPREDVPMPGSG, encoded by the coding sequence GTGACCTCGTTCAGGTTACGTCCCGTGTTCGGGGTACCCGGGGACGACGTGACCCGACCGTACCTGAGGCTCGCGGAGGAGGACGAGCTAGTCCGGACGACGCGGGAGGACGCGGCCGTGTACGCGGCGATCGGGGCCGCCGAGGTCTCGGGCGAGCCGGCGGCGGCCCTGGCGACCTGCGGGCCCGGGGTGGCGGTCGCGCTGGCGGGGCTGGCGTGCGCGCTGGCCGATCGCGTACCCGTGCTCTGCGCGACCGGCGAGATCACCGAGCGCGGGTTCCAGTCGCTCGTACCCTCGATGGCGTCGGACGGCGTGGAGCTCACGGTGACGGACGACCCGGAGGAAGCCGCACGGACCCTAGCGCGCTCAGAGCCCGTGCTGTACGTCGATCCGGGGTTCGACCCAGACGGGGTCTCCGCGGAGCTCGAGGGAATCGAGCCCGTCGAGCCGGACCCCGAGGACGTGGAGCGCGTCCGCGGGCTCCTGGAGGGTAAGCGCGTGGCGATCCTGGTGGGACGGGGCTGCTACCGCGCGCGGTGTGGGGAGCTCGTGGAGCGGTTGTGCGAGGTCCTGGAAGCACCGATCGTGGAGACGATGCGCGGCCGGGGCGTGGTGCCCGAGTACCACCCACGTAACGCCGGGGTCGTGGGTCTCAGGGGCTGGGCGAACGACATGGTAGAGGACGCCGACGTCGTGCTCGCCCTAGGGGCCCGGTTGTCGGGACGCACGCGCGCGGACATCGACTGGCCCACCACGGTCGCGGTCGGTTTCGGGGTGGAGGACGCGGACGAGGTCGTGGAGTGCGACGTGCGGGCCTTCGTGGAGGCACTGCTCGAGGACCCTCCGAGGACGGAACCGTGGAACCCGGAGCCGGGCGAGCCGCCGGAGTTCGATCTGGAGCTGTACCGGGTCGTGAAGGCCGCACTGAAGGCCTGGATCGGGCCGGCCACGGTGGACTCGGGTCAGATCACCCCCACCGCGCTGCTGGCCGCCCGGCTGTCGTCCCCGTCCGAGTTGATCCACTCCGGGTCGTTCTGTCCCATGGGGTTCGCGATCCCGGCGGCGCTGGGAGCCTCGGCCCGGGTCCCCGAGATGGCGCTCGCCCTGACCGGGGACGGTGGGTTCATGGTCTCCTGTCAGGAGCTGGAGACGGCGGTCAGGGAGGACCTCCCGATCGCGGTGCTCGTCACCCGTAACGGGGAGTTAGGGTTCACCCGGCAGGTGATGGAAGAGAAGGAGGGCAGGGCCGCCAAGATGGGGCTGGACGCCGACGTTCTGAGTATAGTCGAGTCCCTGGGCGCCGAGGTCGAGGTGATCGAGAAACCGGACCCCGGTGAGGTGAAAAAGGTCCTCAGGGACGTGGAGATGAACGGGGAAACCACCGTCGTGGTCGTCGAGCTCCCGCGCGAGGACGTCCCGATGCCGGGGTCGGGATGA
- a CDS encoding 4Fe-4S binding protein, which translates to MWLAVTGGKGGVGKTTVAVHVHRILGWDALDLDVTTPNLHLYLDCEEVERSDVYIPCPKLEDEDACDLCGTCARVCAPGALVVGRSWDLDPDLCHGCGLCIESCPNGALAYDRVRIGEVRRYRVSETGATLTSGSLDVGDRRSRHLVHALLEGADDERDLILDTPAGAGKDVYDVLKAADAAIAVTQPTPAAYHDLRRLMRVADRAGIEVVILINRSDLSDSWRRRIEEEVRDPVVEAPTVDDPPRSEVFREAVERCLEEVV; encoded by the coding sequence ATGTGGCTGGCCGTCACGGGCGGCAAAGGAGGTGTCGGTAAGACCACGGTCGCCGTTCACGTCCACCGGATCCTGGGCTGGGACGCCCTCGACCTGGACGTCACCACCCCCAACCTCCATCTTTACCTCGACTGCGAAGAGGTCGAGCGGTCCGACGTGTACATCCCGTGTCCGAAGCTTGAGGACGAAGACGCGTGCGATCTCTGCGGGACGTGCGCGCGGGTCTGCGCGCCGGGCGCCCTCGTGGTCGGGCGCTCGTGGGACCTGGATCCCGACCTGTGCCACGGCTGCGGGTTGTGCATCGAGAGCTGCCCCAACGGCGCCCTGGCGTACGACCGCGTTCGGATCGGTGAGGTACGGAGGTACCGGGTGTCCGAGACCGGGGCGACGCTGACGTCGGGATCGCTCGACGTGGGTGACCGGCGGTCCCGACACCTCGTTCACGCGCTCCTGGAGGGTGCGGACGACGAAAGGGACCTGATCCTCGACACGCCGGCCGGCGCCGGGAAGGACGTGTACGACGTTCTCAAGGCCGCGGACGCCGCGATCGCCGTGACGCAGCCGACCCCGGCGGCTTACCACGATCTGAGGCGCCTGATGCGCGTCGCCGACCGCGCCGGGATCGAGGTGGTCATCCTGATCAACAGGTCCGACCTCTCGGATTCCTGGAGGCGGAGGATCGAGGAGGAGGTCCGGGATCCGGTCGTCGAGGCCCCTACCGTAGACGACCCACCCCGATCGGAGGTCTTCAGGGAGGCGGTAGAGCGCTGCCTAGAGGAGGTCGTGTAG
- a CDS encoding P-loop NTPase → MDPELKVAVLGGKGGVGKTMLSIALAAELGVPLVDADVTEPDVPAYLELEVEEVLEEIRARYAVKTDDCVECGRCSEVCPWDAVEDPTACDGCGICAIACPEDAIEFEPEVLGEIVRSRNPDLNLEVIHPRSEPWVPELAHVIHRMVPERPCVIDCPAGLGCPVIAALSRADAAVLVTAPSPAARHDFERARTLVERFGLPTVTVLNRADGSSDDLDVVIPESEDVLDAALRRDARALYRALRSHAREIVEELRSEASF, encoded by the coding sequence TTGGATCCGGAGCTCAAGGTCGCCGTCCTGGGAGGGAAGGGCGGCGTGGGGAAGACGATGCTCTCGATCGCCCTGGCGGCGGAGCTAGGGGTGCCGCTGGTGGATGCCGACGTGACCGAGCCCGACGTACCCGCGTACCTGGAGCTGGAGGTCGAGGAGGTGCTCGAGGAGATCCGGGCCCGCTACGCGGTCAAGACCGACGATTGCGTCGAGTGCGGGAGGTGCTCGGAGGTCTGCCCGTGGGACGCCGTCGAGGACCCCACGGCCTGCGACGGGTGCGGGATCTGCGCGATCGCCTGCCCCGAGGACGCGATCGAGTTCGAGCCGGAGGTCCTAGGTGAGATCGTCAGGTCGCGTAACCCGGACCTGAACCTCGAGGTGATCCATCCGAGATCCGAGCCCTGGGTACCCGAGCTCGCGCACGTGATCCACCGGATGGTTCCCGAGCGTCCGTGCGTGATCGACTGTCCGGCGGGGCTGGGGTGTCCCGTGATCGCGGCCCTCTCCCGCGCCGACGCCGCGGTGCTGGTGACCGCCCCGAGCCCCGCGGCCCGTCACGACTTCGAGCGTGCCAGGACCCTGGTCGAAAGGTTCGGACTCCCGACCGTCACCGTCCTGAACCGGGCGGACGGATCGAGCGACGACCTCGACGTGGTGATCCCGGAGTCGGAGGACGTGCTGGACGCCGCGCTACGGAGGGACGCGCGGGCGCTGTACCGGGCGCTCCGATCCCACGCGCGGGAGATCGTCGAGGAGCTCCGGTCCGAGGCATCGTTTTAG
- a CDS encoding DUF362 domain-containing protein, with protein MFVHDASECEGCGECMRACPTGALLVSVGYVEVDASKCRACGSCARVCPTGALRMEPKRG; from the coding sequence GTGTTCGTGCACGACGCCTCCGAGTGCGAGGGATGCGGTGAGTGCATGCGAGCCTGTCCCACCGGTGCGCTCCTCGTCTCCGTCGGGTACGTCGAGGTAGACGCCTCCAAGTGTCGCGCCTGCGGATCGTGCGCCCGGGTGTGTCCCACGGGTGCTCTCCGGATGGAGCCCAAGAGGGGGTGA
- a CDS encoding ABC transporter ATP-binding protein, giving the protein MALLEVKDLRVESEDGTEIVRGASLTVDEGEIVDLIGPNGSGKSTLAKTIVGCSGYEVVEGEVRFKGRDITDLPMYERARMGLTMSWQEPARFEGLTVGEYLSVCTDDEDWARRCLRIVGLDPEEYWDRECGENLSGGERKRVELAAVMAMRPDLVILDEPDAGLDMSSMEDLAKVIETMREEGSAVLLITHNRDLAEQVGDRAYLMMDGKIVDEGDPKDVVLKCLMCGGGLVCGAE; this is encoded by the coding sequence TTGGCTCTGCTCGAGGTTAAAGACCTGCGGGTGGAATCCGAGGACGGAACGGAGATCGTTCGAGGTGCCTCCCTGACCGTCGACGAGGGCGAGATCGTCGACCTGATCGGTCCCAATGGGTCGGGGAAGAGCACGCTGGCGAAGACCATCGTGGGGTGCTCGGGATACGAGGTCGTCGAGGGAGAGGTCCGGTTCAAGGGTCGGGATATCACCGACCTCCCCATGTACGAGCGGGCGAGGATGGGACTGACAATGTCCTGGCAGGAGCCCGCGAGGTTCGAGGGCCTGACCGTGGGCGAGTACCTGTCCGTCTGCACCGACGATGAGGACTGGGCGCGACGGTGCCTTCGGATCGTCGGTCTCGACCCGGAGGAGTACTGGGACCGCGAGTGCGGTGAGAACCTGAGCGGAGGCGAGCGGAAGCGCGTCGAACTGGCCGCTGTGATGGCGATGAGACCGGACCTGGTGATCTTGGACGAGCCGGACGCGGGACTGGACATGTCGTCGATGGAGGATCTGGCGAAGGTCATCGAGACCATGAGGGAGGAAGGCTCCGCCGTGCTGCTGATCACGCACAACCGCGACCTGGCGGAGCAGGTCGGTGACAGGGCCTACCTGATGATGGACGGTAAGATCGTCGATGAAGGGGACCCGAAGGACGTGGTGCTCAAGTGCCTGATGTGCGGGGGTGGCCTGGTGTGCGGGGCGGAGTGA
- a CDS encoding NifB/NifX family molybdenum-iron cluster-binding protein has product MAVMVEGDGVSSRFARAPEIRVYEVQDDDVELVESTSNPVANLPRGAGRQILTVLTELNVEATVAARYGPNALQGLKAQGIKAYVAEPGTDPEEAALKAARGELPEE; this is encoded by the coding sequence GTGGCCGTGATGGTGGAAGGTGACGGGGTGTCCTCCCGGTTCGCCCGAGCTCCTGAGATCCGCGTGTACGAGGTGCAGGATGACGACGTCGAGCTCGTCGAGTCCACGAGTAACCCCGTCGCGAACCTCCCGCGCGGGGCCGGTAGGCAGATCCTCACGGTCCTCACGGAACTGAACGTCGAAGCCACGGTCGCCGCGCGTTACGGTCCCAACGCGCTTCAAGGTCTCAAAGCCCAGGGGATCAAGGCCTACGTCGCCGAGCCCGGGACCGATCCGGAAGAGGCGGCCCTGAAGGCCGCCCGCGGCGAGTTACCCGAGGAGTGA
- a CDS encoding SufB/SufD family protein produces the protein MRGGVSPEEVFKPTGYHAGPDTPRIVIIENKVVNVQGAEGLELNAEEEDDTVVAELVVKEGYEFDEPIHMCVGVPWPEGVQRIVTRLIVEPEAKIQLMSHCSFPRARDVVHEMEAEFEIGEGADVKVTDVHYHGEGGVRLKAKYDVSVKPEASFVTEFRLTEGRVGELEWEMGARVEERATMEGVARLRAVGEDRVRAVESVRLTGEDARTLLDFKAAAIDGAFVELVGEISGEADGARGHVECSEIIKGGGKVVSVPKLRVVHPGARLTHEAALGTVEKKEVETLMSRGLSEEEAVELLVNAMLRG, from the coding sequence GTGCGGGGCGGAGTGAGCCCCGAGGAGGTGTTCAAGCCTACGGGTTATCACGCGGGTCCGGACACGCCGCGGATCGTGATCATCGAGAACAAGGTCGTGAACGTGCAGGGGGCGGAGGGCCTCGAGCTCAACGCCGAGGAGGAAGACGACACCGTCGTCGCCGAGCTCGTGGTGAAGGAGGGGTACGAGTTCGACGAACCCATCCACATGTGCGTGGGGGTTCCATGGCCGGAGGGAGTCCAGCGGATCGTGACGAGGCTGATCGTGGAGCCAGAGGCGAAGATACAGCTGATGTCCCACTGTTCGTTCCCGAGAGCGCGCGACGTCGTGCACGAGATGGAAGCCGAGTTCGAGATCGGTGAGGGCGCGGACGTGAAGGTTACGGACGTGCACTACCACGGGGAGGGAGGCGTACGGCTGAAGGCCAAGTACGACGTGTCCGTGAAGCCCGAGGCGTCCTTCGTGACCGAGTTCAGGCTCACGGAGGGTCGGGTCGGCGAGCTGGAGTGGGAGATGGGCGCCCGCGTCGAGGAGCGGGCCACCATGGAGGGAGTGGCGAGGCTGAGGGCCGTCGGGGAGGATCGCGTCCGGGCAGTGGAGAGCGTCAGGTTGACCGGGGAGGACGCGCGGACCCTCCTGGACTTCAAGGCGGCGGCGATCGACGGCGCGTTCGTCGAGCTGGTCGGTGAGATCTCAGGGGAGGCGGACGGCGCCCGCGGTCACGTAGAGTGCTCGGAGATCATTAAAGGAGGTGGGAAGGTCGTCAGCGTTCCCAAGCTGCGGGTGGTCCACCCAGGCGCCCGGTTGACGCACGAGGCCGCCCTGGGTACCGTGGAGAAGAAGGAGGTCGAGACCCTGATGTCCCGAGGTCTCTCGGAGGAAGAAGCCGTCGAACTACTCGTGAACGCGATGCTGAGGGGTTGA
- a CDS encoding YraN family protein, translating into MLRRGKSAEEIAASILRKEGFEVVARNYRVELEDELVAEIDIVAEKDGERYAVEVKAGTVGVDAVRQAYVAAKLTGYRPLVMGRRVHPSAEALADHLGVEVREFSEFVEVEPVDELAAVVSDLLQDKMLVLLSAASNVSWEDLYAALQGDLRRVTELVRVRDRSQAEELIEALAFLKLMASETVGAVKGVEGDEFLLELDPRVEVPDGTTLVVLNRWGSPAFVLAEPVSVGTHRARMRSWEGKVETGERVVYLGEVEG; encoded by the coding sequence TTGCTCCGCCGCGGTAAGAGCGCCGAGGAGATCGCGGCCTCGATCCTGCGGAAGGAAGGCTTCGAGGTGGTGGCGAGGAACTACCGGGTGGAGCTGGAGGACGAGCTGGTCGCGGAGATCGACATCGTGGCGGAGAAGGACGGGGAGCGGTACGCCGTCGAGGTGAAGGCGGGTACGGTGGGCGTGGACGCGGTGAGGCAGGCGTACGTGGCCGCGAAGCTCACGGGCTACCGACCGCTCGTGATGGGGAGAAGGGTGCACCCGTCGGCGGAGGCGCTCGCGGACCACCTCGGGGTGGAGGTGCGGGAGTTCTCCGAGTTCGTGGAGGTCGAGCCGGTGGACGAGCTGGCCGCGGTGGTGTCGGACCTACTCCAGGACAAGATGCTGGTGCTACTCTCCGCCGCCTCGAACGTGTCGTGGGAGGACCTCTACGCAGCCCTCCAGGGCGACCTACGGCGGGTCACGGAGCTGGTTCGGGTCCGGGACCGCTCCCAGGCGGAGGAGCTGATCGAGGCGCTGGCCTTCCTGAAGCTCATGGCATCAGAGACCGTGGGGGCCGTCAAAGGGGTCGAAGGGGACGAGTTCCTGCTGGAGCTGGATCCCAGGGTGGAGGTCCCGGACGGTACGACGCTCGTCGTGTTGAACCGATGGGGGTCCCCGGCGTTCGTCCTCGCCGAGCCGGTGAGCGTCGGGACGCACCGGGCGAGGATGCGCTCGTGGGAGGGGAAGGTCGAGACTGGGGAGCGCGTGGTCTACCTGGGCGAGGTGGAGGGCTGA
- a CDS encoding FKBP-type peptidyl-prolyl cis-trans isomerase, which produces MAVEKGDFVKIHYTGRVKDTDEVIDTTRKEVAEEHDLNVESGPVVVVVGAGMVWEPVEEALVGAEPGDELEVEVPPEKAFGERDPSLVRTYRESEFRGSVKPGDTVVSPDGRRGRVLSVDGGRVRVDFNHPLAGKALVYEVEVVDVLEDTVERAEGLLETMVPSVDAELELDGNTLRVRVEGDDAANPAWARAKQRFAKLMIEYDDAVEEVVFEERFTE; this is translated from the coding sequence GTGGCCGTTGAGAAGGGTGACTTCGTGAAGATCCACTACACGGGACGCGTGAAGGACACCGACGAGGTAATCGACACCACACGGAAGGAGGTCGCGGAAGAGCACGATCTGAACGTCGAGTCCGGCCCGGTGGTGGTCGTGGTCGGAGCCGGAATGGTATGGGAACCGGTTGAGGAGGCACTGGTGGGCGCGGAACCAGGGGACGAGTTGGAGGTCGAGGTGCCCCCGGAGAAGGCCTTCGGGGAGCGTGACCCATCGCTGGTCCGGACGTACCGTGAGTCCGAGTTCAGGGGGAGCGTGAAGCCCGGGGATACCGTCGTAAGTCCCGACGGCCGGCGCGGTCGCGTGCTCAGCGTCGACGGTGGACGGGTGAGGGTCGACTTCAACCACCCGCTGGCGGGTAAAGCGCTGGTGTACGAGGTGGAAGTCGTGGACGTACTGGAGGACACGGTGGAGCGGGCGGAGGGCCTGCTGGAGACGATGGTGCCATCCGTCGACGCGGAGCTGGAGCTGGACGGGAACACGCTGCGCGTCAGGGTGGAAGGCGACGACGCCGCCAATCCGGCGTGGGCCCGGGCGAAGCAGAGGTTCGCGAAGCTGATGATAGAGTACGACGACGCCGTGGAAGAGGTCGTGTTCGAAGAGCGGTTCACTGAATGA
- a CDS encoding FeoA family protein → MKTLLEVPEGRTVRVVDVAAGKGAAAMLYELGIRPGARVEVVKSGPGPVIVRVGGAKYSLGRGLAAKVIVEEEQG, encoded by the coding sequence GTGAAGACACTGCTCGAGGTGCCAGAGGGGAGGACGGTCCGCGTCGTCGACGTGGCCGCCGGTAAGGGAGCGGCCGCCATGCTGTACGAGCTCGGGATCCGGCCCGGGGCACGCGTCGAGGTCGTGAAGTCCGGTCCGGGTCCCGTCATCGTGCGCGTCGGCGGCGCGAAGTACTCCCTGGGTCGCGGCCTCGCGGCCAAGGTGATCGTCGAGGAGGAACAGGGGTGA